The following proteins come from a genomic window of Halorussus halophilus:
- the mct gene encoding succinyl-CoA:mesaconate CoA-transferase, with amino-acid sequence MAALDDVRVLDLTQVLAGPYCTMLLADLGADVVKIERPGGDLIRPNPPFVGDEDAYGGYFQSVNRGKRSLEMDLTDEEDREDFLGLVEDADVVVENFRAGTMEKFGLEYERLRERNPQLVYASIRGFGDPRTGETNRQGQPSFDLIAQALGGVMQITGQEDGPPTKVGPGIGDLFTATLNAVGILAALHHRDRSREGDESCEDGESGEGQYVDTAMYDSMISMCERTIYQHSYTGEVPERRGNSHPTLFPYNAFEARDGYVVIAAFGDNHWSALCEAMDRPDLAAEFPTAEDRLKNRKSLREEIADWTSERTADELCKLLEGSVPSAPVQDASDVFADPHVHARDMLVEVEQPGTDEQVTIAGSPIKLSETPTKPGERAPLLDEHRAELLGDRADPAEASDDD; translated from the coding sequence ATGGCTGCGCTGGACGACGTGCGCGTTCTCGACTTGACGCAGGTGCTCGCTGGCCCGTACTGTACGATGTTGCTCGCAGACTTGGGCGCAGACGTAGTGAAGATAGAGCGCCCCGGCGGCGACCTCATTCGGCCCAATCCGCCGTTCGTCGGCGACGAGGACGCCTACGGGGGCTACTTCCAGAGCGTCAACCGGGGCAAGCGAAGTTTGGAGATGGACTTGACGGACGAAGAGGACCGTGAGGACTTCCTCGGTCTGGTCGAAGACGCTGACGTCGTCGTCGAGAACTTCCGCGCGGGCACGATGGAGAAGTTCGGTCTCGAATACGAGCGACTCCGCGAGCGGAACCCGCAACTCGTCTACGCCTCCATTCGTGGCTTCGGCGACCCCCGGACGGGAGAAACCAACCGACAGGGACAGCCGTCTTTCGACCTCATCGCCCAAGCCCTCGGCGGCGTGATGCAGATAACTGGTCAGGAGGACGGCCCGCCGACGAAGGTCGGGCCGGGCATCGGCGACCTGTTCACCGCTACGCTGAACGCCGTCGGAATTTTGGCCGCGCTCCACCACCGCGACCGGAGTCGGGAGGGTGACGAGAGCTGTGAAGATGGCGAAAGCGGAGAGGGTCAATACGTCGATACTGCGATGTACGATTCGATGATTTCGATGTGCGAGCGAACCATCTATCAGCACTCCTACACCGGCGAAGTGCCCGAGCGCCGGGGGAACTCCCACCCGACGCTGTTCCCCTACAACGCTTTCGAGGCCCGAGACGGCTACGTGGTGATTGCAGCTTTCGGGGACAACCACTGGAGCGCGCTCTGCGAAGCGATGGACCGACCGGACCTCGCCGCCGAGTTCCCAACTGCGGAGGACCGACTGAAAAATCGAAAGTCGCTCCGCGAGGAAATCGCCGACTGGACGAGTGAGCGAACTGCCGACGAACTCTGCAAATTACTCGAAGGCTCGGTTCCCAGCGCGCCCGTGCAGGACGCCAGCGACGTGTTCGCAGACCCGCACGTCCACGCTCGGGACATGCTCGTTGAAGTCGAACAACCGGGCACGGACGAGCAAGTCACGATTGCTGGCTCGCCAATCAAACTGAGCGAGACGCCGACGAAACCGGGCGAGCGCGCACCCCTGCTGGACGAGCATCGGGCGGAACTGCTCGGAGATCGGGCGGACCCCGCGGAAGCGAGCGACGACGACTGA
- a CDS encoding DUF5785 family protein, whose translation MDWPHDPDGEEGSEGGRKYGMAILAKKVDEDEDFPLAKSDFVDEHADEPIRINYKRVVSVGDIFEHVTEDEYEDIVHFHKAVGKGMRAGGFWDYHPVGSDPEKKSA comes from the coding sequence ATGGACTGGCCGCACGACCCTGACGGCGAAGAAGGTAGCGAAGGCGGGCGTAAGTACGGCATGGCGATTCTCGCCAAGAAGGTAGACGAAGACGAGGACTTCCCGCTGGCGAAGTCCGACTTCGTGGACGAACACGCAGACGAACCGATTCGCATCAACTACAAGCGCGTCGTCAGCGTCGGCGATATCTTCGAACACGTCACCGAAGACGAGTACGAGGACATCGTCCACTTCCACAAGGCAGTCGGCAAAGGCATGCGCGCGGGGGGCTTCTGGGACTACCACCCGGTCGGGAGCGACCCCGAGAAGAAGAGCGCCTGA